In Primulina huaijiensis isolate GDHJ02 chromosome 16, ASM1229523v2, whole genome shotgun sequence, a single genomic region encodes these proteins:
- the LOC140960745 gene encoding PH, RCC1 and FYVE domains-containing protein 1-like isoform X1 → MEDLADRDIERALIALKKGAQLLKYGRKGNPKIYPFRLSDDGTSLIWISSSGERRLKLASVSRIISGQRTAVFQRNLHIDKENLAFSIIYNDGKQSLDLICKDKVDAEIWTESLETLISSQQAGRSKIDGWGDEGLYFDENKDLTLNCPTTSSLTSYHPDNSFRSDRSYVALDETNMQVKGSGSDVLRVSISSIPSTSSHGSAPDDCDASGDVYIWGEVLCDNVVKVGPEKNATAISTRADVLLPKPLECCIVLDVHHIACGVRHAALVTRQGEVFSWGEESGGRLGHGVGKIVSQPRLIESLSFCNVDLVACGEFHSCAVTMSGELYTWGDGTHNAGLLGLGTDICHWIPKRISGPLEGLRVAKVTCGTWHTALITSTGQLFTFGDGTFGALGHGNRENILYPREVESLSGLRTIAVACGVWHTAAVVEVIVTQSSASVASGKLFTWGDGDKNRLGHGDKEPRLGPTCVSGLIDYNLHKIGCGHSLTVALTTTGLVFTMGSTVYGQLGNPQSDGNIPCLVEDNIKGEYVEEISCGAYHVAVLTSKNEVFTWGKGANGRLGHGDVEDRKTPTVLEALKDRHVKFIACGANYSAAICLHKWVSGAEQSQCSACRQAFGFTRKRHNCYNCGLVHCHSCSSRKAIRAVLAPNPSKPHRVCDSCFTKLSKLEESGPNSLKNGISRVSGENKDRLDKADLWLTKSSMPSLNFDLIKQLDTKAAKQGKKSDTFSLGGSSQVSLSQLRDAVMSTNFAVHRSVQKSILSPSNVSSRSVSPFSRKASPPRSATPVPTTSGLSFSKSITESLKKTNELLNQEVHRLRAQVENLRNRCEKQELEIQNSARKAQEAMILAAEESAKCNAAKEVIKSLAAQLKDMAERLPPGTYDPESLKLVYLPNGLHYRGANGESISRSDSINGSHSVSYPGNESNLPNSILGYPEFSGNTIETNENHCSATPGLGLATSKETTDRSEESGHYKYGENGLKSTNSETPGNVSHQVEAEWIEQYEPGVYTTLVTLRDGTRDLKRVRFSRRRFGEHQAELWWSENREKVYERYNIRVSSDKSSVSGQAGQRKEGSYSPSSQF, encoded by the exons ATGGAAGATCTTGCCGACCGTGACATCGAGCGG GCGTTGATTGCTCTGAAGAAGGGTGCTCAACTTCTGAAGTACGGCCGTAAGGGCAATCCTAAAATTTATCCGTTTAGACTCTCTGAT GATGGAACTTCTTTAATCTGGATATCTAGTAGTGGTGAAAGACGTTTGAAGTTAGCTTCAGTTTCAAGAATTATTTCTGGACAAAGAACT GCTGTCTTCCAACGAAATTTGCACATTGACAAGGAAAATTTGGCCTTCTCCATCATATATAACGACGGAAAACAGTCCCTTGACCTG ATCTGCAAGGACAAAGTTGATGCAGAAATCTGGACAGAAAGTCTTGAGACATTGATTTCATCTCAACAAGCGGGGCGTTCAAAAATTGATGGATGGGGTGATGAAGGTCTCTATTTTGAT GAAAACAAAGACTTGACATTAAATTGTCCAACTACTAGTTCTCTGACAAGCTATCATCCAGATAATTCGTTTCGTTCAGATAGGTCATACGTAGCATTGGATGAAACAAATATGCAAGTGAAAGGATCTGGTTCAGATGTTTTGCGGGTTAGCATATCTAGTATCCCCAGCACTTCCAGTCATGGTTCGGCACCTGATGattgtgatgcttcaggtgatGTATATATATGGGGTGAGGTTTTATGTGATAATGTCGTCAAGGTTGGGCCAGAGAAGAATGCTACCGCCATTAGCACAAGGGCCGATGTTCTTCTCCCGAAGCCATTGGAATGTTGCATTGTTCTTGATGTTCATCATATAGCTTGTGGGGTCAGGCACGCCGCTCTGGTCACGAGGCAAGGTGAAGTCTTCAGTTGGGGTGAAGAATCTGGAGGACGGCTCGGTCATGGAGTTGGGAAAATTGTATCTCAACCTCGTCTGATTGAATCCTTATCCTTCTGCAATGTTGACTTAGTTGCATGTGGAGAGTTTCACTCGTGTGCTGTTACAATGTCCGGTGAACTTTACACATGGGGTGATGGTACACACAATGCCGGGCTCTTGGGTCTTGGCACAGATATCTGTCACTGGATACCGAAAAGAATTTCAGGCCCGCTGGAGGGACTTCGAGTTGCAAAGGTTACTTGTGGTACATGGCATACAGCGTTGATCACATCTACCGGACAGCTGTTTACATTTGGGGATGGAACTTTTGGAGCTCTAGGCCATGGAAATAGAGAAAACATCTTGTATCCAAGGGAGGTCGAGTCTCTGTCAGGGTTAAGGACAATCGCTGTTGCATGTGGAGTTTGGCATACTGCTGCTGTTGTCGAGGTTATCGTAACCCAGTCTAGTGCAAGTGTTGCATCTGGGAAATTGTTCACGTGGGGTGATGGTGATAAGAATCGCCTTGGACATGGCGACAAGGAACCCAGACTGGGCCCCACTTGTGTGTCCGGGCTAATAGACTACAATCTTCACAAGATAGGCTGTGGGCATAGTCTGACTGTCGCATTGACCACAACTGGTCTTGTTTTCACAATGGGAAGTACAGTATACGGCCAGCTCGGAAATCCTCAATCTGACGGAAATATTCCTTGCTTGGTAGAAGACAATATTAAGGGTGAATATGTTGAAGAAATCTCTTGTGGCGCTTATCATGTGGCTGTATTGACATCTAAAAATGAGGTCTTCACGTGGGGTAAAGGAGCTAATGGGAGGTTGGGCCATGGCGATGTGGAAGACAGAAAGACACCAACTGTACTCGAAGCTCTAAAAGATCGGCATGTTAAATTTATTGCCTGTGGTGCGAATTACAGTGCTGCTATATGTCTTCACAAGTGGGTTTCAGGTGCCGAGCAGTCCCAATGTTCGGCTTGTAGGCAGGCTTTTGGGTTTACGAGAAAAAGGCATAATTGCTACAATTGTGGATTAGTACACTGCCATTCTTGCAGTTCAAGAAAAGCTATACGAGCTGTATTGGCGCCTAATCCAAGCAAACCTCACCGTGTATGTGATTCTTGTTTTACAAAACTAAGTAAGTTGGAAGAATCGGGACCGAACAGCTTGAAAAATGGCATTTCCCGAGTTTCTGGTGAGAACAAGGACCGGTTGGACAAGGCTGATCTGTGGTTGACAAAGTCGTCGATGCCATCGTTGAACTTTGATTTGATTAAACAGTTGGATACAAAAGCAGCCAAACAAGGGAAGAAATCCGACACATTCTCTTTAGGTGGCTCTTCTCAAGTATCTTTATCGCAGTTGAGAGATGCTGTCATGTCCACGAACTTTGCTGTGCATCGATCAGTTCAAAAATCAATTCTTTCACCTTCCAATGTTAGTTCTAGGTCTGTGTCCCCTTTCTCGAGAAAGGCAAGCCCCCCACGATCTGCAACACCAGTTCCTACAACATCAGGTCTTTCTTTTTCGAAAAGTATCACCGAGAGCTTAAAGAAGACCAATGAACTTCTGAATCAAGAAGTGCATAGATTGCGGGCGCAG GTGGAGAACCTTAGAAACCGATGTGAAAAGCAAGAATTGGAGATTCAGAATTCAGCTAGGAAAGCTCAGGAAGCAATGATATTAGCTGCCGAGGAGTCTGCCAAATGCAACGCTGCCAAAGAAGTTATCAAGTCACTTGCTGCACAG CTAAAAGATATGGCAGAGAGATTGCCACCTGGCACATACGACCCCGAAAGTCTCAAGCTGGTTTACCTACCGAATGGTCTACACTATCGGGGTGCAAATGGGGAGAGTATTTCTCGATCGGATTCAATCAACGGTTCTCACTCAGTCTCTTACCCCGGGAATGAATCGAATTTACCAAACAGCATTCTGGGATATCCGGAATTTTCGGGGAACACCATTGAAACGAATGAAAATCATTGCTCGGCCACTCCTGGACTAGGACTCGCCACCTCCAAGGAGACAACTGACCGCTCAGAAGAATCCGGGCATTACAAGTATGGTGAAAATGGCTTGAAATCTACGAACTCAGAGACTCCTGGTAATGTTAGTCATCAAGTTGAAGCTGAATGGATCGAACAATATGAACCTGGTGTTTATACGACACTTGTAACCCTTCGAGATGGAACTAGAGATCTCAAACGTGTGCGATTCAG CCGGAGGAGATTTGGGGAACACCAAGCGGAACTGTGGTGGTCGGAGAACCGAGAAAAAGTTTACGAGCGATATAACATTCGTGTGTCATCCGATAAGTCATCGGTTTCCGGCCAGGCTGGCCAGAGAAAGGAAGGTTCTTATTCACCTTCTTCCCAGTTTTAG
- the LOC140960745 gene encoding PH, RCC1 and FYVE domains-containing protein 1-like isoform X2: MEDLADRDIERAVFQRNLHIDKENLAFSIIYNDGKQSLDLICKDKVDAEIWTESLETLISSQQAGRSKIDGWGDEGLYFDENKDLTLNCPTTSSLTSYHPDNSFRSDRSYVALDETNMQVKGSGSDVLRVSISSIPSTSSHGSAPDDCDASGDVYIWGEVLCDNVVKVGPEKNATAISTRADVLLPKPLECCIVLDVHHIACGVRHAALVTRQGEVFSWGEESGGRLGHGVGKIVSQPRLIESLSFCNVDLVACGEFHSCAVTMSGELYTWGDGTHNAGLLGLGTDICHWIPKRISGPLEGLRVAKVTCGTWHTALITSTGQLFTFGDGTFGALGHGNRENILYPREVESLSGLRTIAVACGVWHTAAVVEVIVTQSSASVASGKLFTWGDGDKNRLGHGDKEPRLGPTCVSGLIDYNLHKIGCGHSLTVALTTTGLVFTMGSTVYGQLGNPQSDGNIPCLVEDNIKGEYVEEISCGAYHVAVLTSKNEVFTWGKGANGRLGHGDVEDRKTPTVLEALKDRHVKFIACGANYSAAICLHKWVSGAEQSQCSACRQAFGFTRKRHNCYNCGLVHCHSCSSRKAIRAVLAPNPSKPHRVCDSCFTKLSKLEESGPNSLKNGISRVSGENKDRLDKADLWLTKSSMPSLNFDLIKQLDTKAAKQGKKSDTFSLGGSSQVSLSQLRDAVMSTNFAVHRSVQKSILSPSNVSSRSVSPFSRKASPPRSATPVPTTSGLSFSKSITESLKKTNELLNQEVHRLRAQVENLRNRCEKQELEIQNSARKAQEAMILAAEESAKCNAAKEVIKSLAAQLKDMAERLPPGTYDPESLKLVYLPNGLHYRGANGESISRSDSINGSHSVSYPGNESNLPNSILGYPEFSGNTIETNENHCSATPGLGLATSKETTDRSEESGHYKYGENGLKSTNSETPGNVSHQVEAEWIEQYEPGVYTTLVTLRDGTRDLKRVRFSRRRFGEHQAELWWSENREKVYERYNIRVSSDKSSVSGQAGQRKEGSYSPSSQF, translated from the exons ATGGAAGATCTTGCCGACCGTGACATCGAGCGG GCTGTCTTCCAACGAAATTTGCACATTGACAAGGAAAATTTGGCCTTCTCCATCATATATAACGACGGAAAACAGTCCCTTGACCTG ATCTGCAAGGACAAAGTTGATGCAGAAATCTGGACAGAAAGTCTTGAGACATTGATTTCATCTCAACAAGCGGGGCGTTCAAAAATTGATGGATGGGGTGATGAAGGTCTCTATTTTGAT GAAAACAAAGACTTGACATTAAATTGTCCAACTACTAGTTCTCTGACAAGCTATCATCCAGATAATTCGTTTCGTTCAGATAGGTCATACGTAGCATTGGATGAAACAAATATGCAAGTGAAAGGATCTGGTTCAGATGTTTTGCGGGTTAGCATATCTAGTATCCCCAGCACTTCCAGTCATGGTTCGGCACCTGATGattgtgatgcttcaggtgatGTATATATATGGGGTGAGGTTTTATGTGATAATGTCGTCAAGGTTGGGCCAGAGAAGAATGCTACCGCCATTAGCACAAGGGCCGATGTTCTTCTCCCGAAGCCATTGGAATGTTGCATTGTTCTTGATGTTCATCATATAGCTTGTGGGGTCAGGCACGCCGCTCTGGTCACGAGGCAAGGTGAAGTCTTCAGTTGGGGTGAAGAATCTGGAGGACGGCTCGGTCATGGAGTTGGGAAAATTGTATCTCAACCTCGTCTGATTGAATCCTTATCCTTCTGCAATGTTGACTTAGTTGCATGTGGAGAGTTTCACTCGTGTGCTGTTACAATGTCCGGTGAACTTTACACATGGGGTGATGGTACACACAATGCCGGGCTCTTGGGTCTTGGCACAGATATCTGTCACTGGATACCGAAAAGAATTTCAGGCCCGCTGGAGGGACTTCGAGTTGCAAAGGTTACTTGTGGTACATGGCATACAGCGTTGATCACATCTACCGGACAGCTGTTTACATTTGGGGATGGAACTTTTGGAGCTCTAGGCCATGGAAATAGAGAAAACATCTTGTATCCAAGGGAGGTCGAGTCTCTGTCAGGGTTAAGGACAATCGCTGTTGCATGTGGAGTTTGGCATACTGCTGCTGTTGTCGAGGTTATCGTAACCCAGTCTAGTGCAAGTGTTGCATCTGGGAAATTGTTCACGTGGGGTGATGGTGATAAGAATCGCCTTGGACATGGCGACAAGGAACCCAGACTGGGCCCCACTTGTGTGTCCGGGCTAATAGACTACAATCTTCACAAGATAGGCTGTGGGCATAGTCTGACTGTCGCATTGACCACAACTGGTCTTGTTTTCACAATGGGAAGTACAGTATACGGCCAGCTCGGAAATCCTCAATCTGACGGAAATATTCCTTGCTTGGTAGAAGACAATATTAAGGGTGAATATGTTGAAGAAATCTCTTGTGGCGCTTATCATGTGGCTGTATTGACATCTAAAAATGAGGTCTTCACGTGGGGTAAAGGAGCTAATGGGAGGTTGGGCCATGGCGATGTGGAAGACAGAAAGACACCAACTGTACTCGAAGCTCTAAAAGATCGGCATGTTAAATTTATTGCCTGTGGTGCGAATTACAGTGCTGCTATATGTCTTCACAAGTGGGTTTCAGGTGCCGAGCAGTCCCAATGTTCGGCTTGTAGGCAGGCTTTTGGGTTTACGAGAAAAAGGCATAATTGCTACAATTGTGGATTAGTACACTGCCATTCTTGCAGTTCAAGAAAAGCTATACGAGCTGTATTGGCGCCTAATCCAAGCAAACCTCACCGTGTATGTGATTCTTGTTTTACAAAACTAAGTAAGTTGGAAGAATCGGGACCGAACAGCTTGAAAAATGGCATTTCCCGAGTTTCTGGTGAGAACAAGGACCGGTTGGACAAGGCTGATCTGTGGTTGACAAAGTCGTCGATGCCATCGTTGAACTTTGATTTGATTAAACAGTTGGATACAAAAGCAGCCAAACAAGGGAAGAAATCCGACACATTCTCTTTAGGTGGCTCTTCTCAAGTATCTTTATCGCAGTTGAGAGATGCTGTCATGTCCACGAACTTTGCTGTGCATCGATCAGTTCAAAAATCAATTCTTTCACCTTCCAATGTTAGTTCTAGGTCTGTGTCCCCTTTCTCGAGAAAGGCAAGCCCCCCACGATCTGCAACACCAGTTCCTACAACATCAGGTCTTTCTTTTTCGAAAAGTATCACCGAGAGCTTAAAGAAGACCAATGAACTTCTGAATCAAGAAGTGCATAGATTGCGGGCGCAG GTGGAGAACCTTAGAAACCGATGTGAAAAGCAAGAATTGGAGATTCAGAATTCAGCTAGGAAAGCTCAGGAAGCAATGATATTAGCTGCCGAGGAGTCTGCCAAATGCAACGCTGCCAAAGAAGTTATCAAGTCACTTGCTGCACAG CTAAAAGATATGGCAGAGAGATTGCCACCTGGCACATACGACCCCGAAAGTCTCAAGCTGGTTTACCTACCGAATGGTCTACACTATCGGGGTGCAAATGGGGAGAGTATTTCTCGATCGGATTCAATCAACGGTTCTCACTCAGTCTCTTACCCCGGGAATGAATCGAATTTACCAAACAGCATTCTGGGATATCCGGAATTTTCGGGGAACACCATTGAAACGAATGAAAATCATTGCTCGGCCACTCCTGGACTAGGACTCGCCACCTCCAAGGAGACAACTGACCGCTCAGAAGAATCCGGGCATTACAAGTATGGTGAAAATGGCTTGAAATCTACGAACTCAGAGACTCCTGGTAATGTTAGTCATCAAGTTGAAGCTGAATGGATCGAACAATATGAACCTGGTGTTTATACGACACTTGTAACCCTTCGAGATGGAACTAGAGATCTCAAACGTGTGCGATTCAG CCGGAGGAGATTTGGGGAACACCAAGCGGAACTGTGGTGGTCGGAGAACCGAGAAAAAGTTTACGAGCGATATAACATTCGTGTGTCATCCGATAAGTCATCGGTTTCCGGCCAGGCTGGCCAGAGAAAGGAAGGTTCTTATTCACCTTCTTCCCAGTTTTAG
- the LOC140960745 gene encoding PH, RCC1 and FYVE domains-containing protein 1-like isoform X3: MQVKGSGSDVLRVSISSIPSTSSHGSAPDDCDASGDVYIWGEVLCDNVVKVGPEKNATAISTRADVLLPKPLECCIVLDVHHIACGVRHAALVTRQGEVFSWGEESGGRLGHGVGKIVSQPRLIESLSFCNVDLVACGEFHSCAVTMSGELYTWGDGTHNAGLLGLGTDICHWIPKRISGPLEGLRVAKVTCGTWHTALITSTGQLFTFGDGTFGALGHGNRENILYPREVESLSGLRTIAVACGVWHTAAVVEVIVTQSSASVASGKLFTWGDGDKNRLGHGDKEPRLGPTCVSGLIDYNLHKIGCGHSLTVALTTTGLVFTMGSTVYGQLGNPQSDGNIPCLVEDNIKGEYVEEISCGAYHVAVLTSKNEVFTWGKGANGRLGHGDVEDRKTPTVLEALKDRHVKFIACGANYSAAICLHKWVSGAEQSQCSACRQAFGFTRKRHNCYNCGLVHCHSCSSRKAIRAVLAPNPSKPHRVCDSCFTKLSKLEESGPNSLKNGISRVSGENKDRLDKADLWLTKSSMPSLNFDLIKQLDTKAAKQGKKSDTFSLGGSSQVSLSQLRDAVMSTNFAVHRSVQKSILSPSNVSSRSVSPFSRKASPPRSATPVPTTSGLSFSKSITESLKKTNELLNQEVHRLRAQVENLRNRCEKQELEIQNSARKAQEAMILAAEESAKCNAAKEVIKSLAAQLKDMAERLPPGTYDPESLKLVYLPNGLHYRGANGESISRSDSINGSHSVSYPGNESNLPNSILGYPEFSGNTIETNENHCSATPGLGLATSKETTDRSEESGHYKYGENGLKSTNSETPGNVSHQVEAEWIEQYEPGVYTTLVTLRDGTRDLKRVRFSRRRFGEHQAELWWSENREKVYERYNIRVSSDKSSVSGQAGQRKEGSYSPSSQF, encoded by the exons ATGCAAGTGAAAGGATCTGGTTCAGATGTTTTGCGGGTTAGCATATCTAGTATCCCCAGCACTTCCAGTCATGGTTCGGCACCTGATGattgtgatgcttcaggtgatGTATATATATGGGGTGAGGTTTTATGTGATAATGTCGTCAAGGTTGGGCCAGAGAAGAATGCTACCGCCATTAGCACAAGGGCCGATGTTCTTCTCCCGAAGCCATTGGAATGTTGCATTGTTCTTGATGTTCATCATATAGCTTGTGGGGTCAGGCACGCCGCTCTGGTCACGAGGCAAGGTGAAGTCTTCAGTTGGGGTGAAGAATCTGGAGGACGGCTCGGTCATGGAGTTGGGAAAATTGTATCTCAACCTCGTCTGATTGAATCCTTATCCTTCTGCAATGTTGACTTAGTTGCATGTGGAGAGTTTCACTCGTGTGCTGTTACAATGTCCGGTGAACTTTACACATGGGGTGATGGTACACACAATGCCGGGCTCTTGGGTCTTGGCACAGATATCTGTCACTGGATACCGAAAAGAATTTCAGGCCCGCTGGAGGGACTTCGAGTTGCAAAGGTTACTTGTGGTACATGGCATACAGCGTTGATCACATCTACCGGACAGCTGTTTACATTTGGGGATGGAACTTTTGGAGCTCTAGGCCATGGAAATAGAGAAAACATCTTGTATCCAAGGGAGGTCGAGTCTCTGTCAGGGTTAAGGACAATCGCTGTTGCATGTGGAGTTTGGCATACTGCTGCTGTTGTCGAGGTTATCGTAACCCAGTCTAGTGCAAGTGTTGCATCTGGGAAATTGTTCACGTGGGGTGATGGTGATAAGAATCGCCTTGGACATGGCGACAAGGAACCCAGACTGGGCCCCACTTGTGTGTCCGGGCTAATAGACTACAATCTTCACAAGATAGGCTGTGGGCATAGTCTGACTGTCGCATTGACCACAACTGGTCTTGTTTTCACAATGGGAAGTACAGTATACGGCCAGCTCGGAAATCCTCAATCTGACGGAAATATTCCTTGCTTGGTAGAAGACAATATTAAGGGTGAATATGTTGAAGAAATCTCTTGTGGCGCTTATCATGTGGCTGTATTGACATCTAAAAATGAGGTCTTCACGTGGGGTAAAGGAGCTAATGGGAGGTTGGGCCATGGCGATGTGGAAGACAGAAAGACACCAACTGTACTCGAAGCTCTAAAAGATCGGCATGTTAAATTTATTGCCTGTGGTGCGAATTACAGTGCTGCTATATGTCTTCACAAGTGGGTTTCAGGTGCCGAGCAGTCCCAATGTTCGGCTTGTAGGCAGGCTTTTGGGTTTACGAGAAAAAGGCATAATTGCTACAATTGTGGATTAGTACACTGCCATTCTTGCAGTTCAAGAAAAGCTATACGAGCTGTATTGGCGCCTAATCCAAGCAAACCTCACCGTGTATGTGATTCTTGTTTTACAAAACTAAGTAAGTTGGAAGAATCGGGACCGAACAGCTTGAAAAATGGCATTTCCCGAGTTTCTGGTGAGAACAAGGACCGGTTGGACAAGGCTGATCTGTGGTTGACAAAGTCGTCGATGCCATCGTTGAACTTTGATTTGATTAAACAGTTGGATACAAAAGCAGCCAAACAAGGGAAGAAATCCGACACATTCTCTTTAGGTGGCTCTTCTCAAGTATCTTTATCGCAGTTGAGAGATGCTGTCATGTCCACGAACTTTGCTGTGCATCGATCAGTTCAAAAATCAATTCTTTCACCTTCCAATGTTAGTTCTAGGTCTGTGTCCCCTTTCTCGAGAAAGGCAAGCCCCCCACGATCTGCAACACCAGTTCCTACAACATCAGGTCTTTCTTTTTCGAAAAGTATCACCGAGAGCTTAAAGAAGACCAATGAACTTCTGAATCAAGAAGTGCATAGATTGCGGGCGCAG GTGGAGAACCTTAGAAACCGATGTGAAAAGCAAGAATTGGAGATTCAGAATTCAGCTAGGAAAGCTCAGGAAGCAATGATATTAGCTGCCGAGGAGTCTGCCAAATGCAACGCTGCCAAAGAAGTTATCAAGTCACTTGCTGCACAG CTAAAAGATATGGCAGAGAGATTGCCACCTGGCACATACGACCCCGAAAGTCTCAAGCTGGTTTACCTACCGAATGGTCTACACTATCGGGGTGCAAATGGGGAGAGTATTTCTCGATCGGATTCAATCAACGGTTCTCACTCAGTCTCTTACCCCGGGAATGAATCGAATTTACCAAACAGCATTCTGGGATATCCGGAATTTTCGGGGAACACCATTGAAACGAATGAAAATCATTGCTCGGCCACTCCTGGACTAGGACTCGCCACCTCCAAGGAGACAACTGACCGCTCAGAAGAATCCGGGCATTACAAGTATGGTGAAAATGGCTTGAAATCTACGAACTCAGAGACTCCTGGTAATGTTAGTCATCAAGTTGAAGCTGAATGGATCGAACAATATGAACCTGGTGTTTATACGACACTTGTAACCCTTCGAGATGGAACTAGAGATCTCAAACGTGTGCGATTCAG CCGGAGGAGATTTGGGGAACACCAAGCGGAACTGTGGTGGTCGGAGAACCGAGAAAAAGTTTACGAGCGATATAACATTCGTGTGTCATCCGATAAGTCATCGGTTTCCGGCCAGGCTGGCCAGAGAAAGGAAGGTTCTTATTCACCTTCTTCCCAGTTTTAG